One genomic region from Streptomyces venezuelae encodes:
- the rsmI gene encoding 16S rRNA (cytidine(1402)-2'-O)-methyltransferase, which yields MSRVTGMLVLAGTPIGDIADAPPRLATELENADIVAAEDTRRLRGLTRALGIHTSGRVVSYFEGNESARTPELVEALVGGARVLLVTDAGMPSVSDPGYRLVAAAVEQDIKVTAVPGPSAVLTALALSGLPVDRFCFEGFLPRKAGERLGRLREVADERRTLVYFEAPHRLDDTLAAMAEVFGAERRAAVCRELTKTYEEVKRGPLAELAAWAAEGVRGEITVVVEGAPETGPAELDAEELVRRVQVREEAGERRKEAIAAVAAEAGLPKREVFDAVVAAKNAAKG from the coding sequence ATGTCCCGTGTGACAGGAATGCTGGTACTCGCAGGGACCCCCATCGGTGACATCGCGGACGCTCCGCCCCGACTCGCCACCGAACTGGAGAACGCGGACATCGTGGCCGCCGAGGACACCCGGAGGCTGCGCGGCCTGACCCGGGCCCTCGGCATCCACACCTCGGGACGGGTCGTCTCGTACTTCGAGGGCAACGAGTCCGCCCGCACGCCCGAGCTCGTCGAGGCGCTCGTGGGCGGTGCCCGTGTGCTGCTCGTGACGGACGCGGGCATGCCGTCCGTCTCGGACCCCGGCTACCGGCTCGTCGCCGCCGCCGTCGAGCAGGACATCAAGGTCACGGCCGTCCCGGGCCCGTCCGCCGTGCTCACCGCGCTCGCCCTCTCCGGGCTGCCCGTGGACCGCTTCTGCTTCGAGGGCTTCCTCCCCAGGAAGGCGGGGGAGCGCCTGGGCCGGCTCCGCGAGGTCGCGGACGAGCGCCGCACCCTCGTCTACTTCGAGGCCCCGCACCGGCTCGACGACACGCTCGCCGCGATGGCCGAGGTCTTCGGCGCCGAGCGCCGAGCCGCCGTCTGCCGCGAGCTGACCAAGACGTACGAGGAGGTCAAGCGCGGCCCGCTCGCCGAGCTGGCGGCCTGGGCCGCCGAGGGCGTACGCGGCGAGATCACCGTCGTCGTCGAGGGAGCCCCCGAGACCGGCCCCGCCGAACTCGACGCCGAGGAGCTGGTGCGCAGGGTGCAGGTGCGCGAGGAGGCGGGGGAGCGCCGCAAGGAGGCGATCGCCGCGGTCGCGGCCGAGGCGGGGCTGCCCAAGCGCGAGGTGTTCGATGCGGTCGTGGCGGCAAAGAACGCGGCAAAGGGCTGA
- a CDS encoding penicillin-binding transpeptidase domain-containing protein, producing MRSGAKTAIVGGVFLVVAGGVGYGGLNLYNGITGGNTSPETRAGAAPRTGPVTGDEVTSTAREFLAAWAAGEPEKAGQLTNDPVTAEPAVAAYRDGASISEAEITPGTPVGTTVPFTVKATITYKDVSKPWSYASELTVVRGQTTGRPLVKWAPSVLHPKLLGADATIRTGVAKAASVKAVDRNGVELTAEKYPSLAPVLAELRKRYGAKAGGSSGIETWIDSGSESGTDIPLLVLSKGKAGTLKTTIDAGVQAAAEKAVKAYGKASVAAIEPSTGAIRAVANNPATEFNTALEGQQAPGSTMKIVSAAMMLQNGVVAGPDSKVECPPDVLSRGQTFENLDRFSIPNATLAKAFRRSCNTAFIKAISVLSDKKIADTALGDTARDSFGIGQVWEVGVRAADGSVPESAGNETSASYIGQGRIQMSALNVASLSATVKNGGFLQPYLVAQELDSREFAKAEPLSRGVAAALRRMMNETATASDGTAVDSMSGVASPKGAKTGSAEVDGQGKSNSWFTGYSGDLAAAAVVQSGGHGSDAAGPVVARVLKAG from the coding sequence ATGCGCAGTGGAGCCAAGACCGCGATAGTCGGGGGCGTGTTCCTCGTCGTGGCGGGCGGGGTCGGATACGGGGGCCTCAACCTCTACAACGGGATCACGGGCGGCAACACGTCCCCCGAGACCCGCGCCGGCGCCGCGCCGAGGACCGGGCCCGTCACCGGTGACGAAGTGACTTCCACCGCACGGGAGTTCCTCGCGGCCTGGGCCGCCGGGGAGCCGGAGAAGGCCGGGCAGCTGACGAACGACCCGGTCACGGCGGAGCCGGCCGTGGCGGCCTACCGTGACGGCGCGAGCATCTCGGAGGCCGAGATCACGCCGGGGACGCCGGTCGGGACGACGGTGCCGTTCACGGTGAAGGCGACGATCACGTACAAGGACGTGTCGAAGCCCTGGTCGTACGCCTCCGAACTGACCGTCGTCCGGGGCCAGACGACGGGCCGGCCGCTGGTGAAGTGGGCGCCGTCCGTGCTCCACCCGAAGCTGCTCGGCGCCGACGCCACGATCCGTACGGGCGTCGCGAAGGCCGCGTCCGTGAAGGCCGTCGACCGCAACGGCGTCGAGCTGACGGCGGAGAAGTACCCCTCGCTCGCGCCGGTCCTGGCCGAACTGCGCAAGCGGTACGGGGCGAAGGCGGGCGGCTCGTCCGGCATCGAGACGTGGATCGACTCGGGCAGCGAGTCCGGGACCGACATCCCCCTCCTCGTCCTGTCGAAGGGCAAGGCGGGGACGCTGAAGACCACCATCGACGCGGGCGTGCAGGCGGCGGCCGAGAAGGCGGTCAAGGCGTACGGCAAGGCCTCGGTGGCGGCGATCGAGCCGTCCACGGGCGCGATACGGGCGGTGGCCAACAACCCGGCCACCGAGTTCAACACGGCCCTCGAGGGGCAGCAGGCGCCCGGCTCGACGATGAAGATCGTCTCGGCGGCGATGATGCTGCAGAACGGCGTGGTGGCCGGGCCCGACAGCAAGGTCGAGTGTCCTCCGGACGTGCTGTCGCGCGGCCAGACCTTCGAGAACCTCGACCGGTTCAGCATCCCGAACGCCACCCTCGCCAAGGCGTTCCGCCGCTCCTGCAACACCGCCTTCATCAAGGCGATCAGCGTCCTCAGCGACAAGAAGATCGCGGACACCGCCCTCGGCGACACCGCCCGCGACTCCTTCGGCATCGGCCAGGTCTGGGAGGTGGGCGTCCGGGCGGCGGACGGCAGCGTCCCCGAGTCCGCGGGGAACGAGACCTCGGCCTCGTACATCGGCCAGGGCAGGATCCAGATGAGCGCACTGAACGTCGCCTCGCTCTCCGCGACCGTGAAGAACGGCGGCTTCCTCCAGCCGTACCTGGTGGCGCAGGAGCTCGACAGCCGGGAGTTCGCCAAGGCCGAGCCGCTCTCGCGCGGGGTCGCCGCGGCGCTGCGGCGGATGATGAACGAGACGGCGACGGCCTCGGACGGCACCGCTGTCGACTCGATGTCGGGGGTCGCCTCCCCCAAGGGTGCGAAGACCGGCTCCGCCGAGGTCGACGGCCAGGGCAAGTCCAACAGCTGGTTCACCGGCTACTCCGGCGACCTCGCGGCGGCGGCGGTCGTCCAGAGCGGCGGCCACGGCAGTGACGCGGCCGGGCCGGTGGTCGCGAGGGTCCTGAAGGCCGGCTGA
- a CDS encoding dolichyl-phosphate-mannose--protein mannosyltransferase, whose protein sequence is MTSTAPEALEGQHPMAAPVAEPSSWQQRLRRFGYAPRAENAAPIGLRERLDPPYARPSARVWSLFGIGPGPAERLWRLMAWGGPLLVTAVAGVLRFWNLGKPHAVIFDETYYAKDSWALINQGYEGAWPKDIDKTILTDPGAVLVPTDPGYVVHPPMGKWVIGVGEKLFGFEPFGWRFMVALLGTLSVLMLCRIGRRLFRSTFLGCLAGLLLAVDGLHFVMSRTALLDQVLMFFVLASFGCLVVDRDRNRKRLAAALPEDAEGVLRPDAEVAETLRMGWRPWRIAAGVMLGLAAATKWNGLYVMVAFGLMTVLWDVAGRRTGGAVRPYLSVIKKDLLPAFVSVVPVAIATYLVTWTGWIVSDKGYFRGWAAQQDKLDGGGAWGWMPQWWRSLWHYESEVYNFHVGLTSPHTYESNPWSWIVLGRPVSYFYESPAPGTNGCPATAKEKCAQEVLALGTPLLWWAACFAILYVLWRWAFRRDWRAGAIACAVAAGWVPWFLYQERTIFLFYAVVFVPFLCLAVAMMLGAIVGPRGSSERRRTFGAVAAGCLVLLILWNFIYFWPIYTGTPIPIDEWRGRMWLDTWI, encoded by the coding sequence GTGACCAGTACCGCACCCGAGGCCCTGGAGGGCCAGCACCCCATGGCGGCGCCCGTGGCAGAGCCCTCTTCGTGGCAGCAGAGGCTGCGGCGCTTCGGCTACGCGCCCCGCGCCGAAAATGCCGCTCCCATCGGGCTGCGGGAGCGGCTCGACCCCCCGTACGCCCGTCCGTCGGCGCGCGTGTGGTCGCTCTTCGGCATCGGGCCCGGCCCGGCCGAACGGCTGTGGCGGCTGATGGCCTGGGGCGGTCCGCTCCTGGTCACGGCGGTCGCGGGCGTGCTGAGGTTCTGGAACCTGGGCAAGCCGCACGCGGTGATATTCGACGAGACGTACTACGCCAAGGACTCCTGGGCCCTGATCAACCAGGGGTACGAGGGTGCCTGGCCGAAGGACATCGACAAGACGATCCTGACGGACCCGGGCGCGGTGCTCGTGCCGACGGACCCCGGCTATGTCGTCCACCCCCCGATGGGCAAATGGGTCATCGGCGTCGGCGAGAAGCTCTTCGGCTTCGAGCCCTTCGGCTGGCGCTTCATGGTGGCGCTGCTGGGCACGCTGTCGGTCCTGATGCTGTGCCGGATCGGCCGCCGTCTCTTCCGCTCCACCTTCCTGGGCTGTCTGGCGGGCCTGCTGCTCGCCGTCGACGGCCTGCACTTCGTGATGAGCCGCACCGCGCTCCTCGACCAGGTGCTGATGTTCTTCGTGCTCGCCTCCTTCGGCTGCCTGGTCGTCGACCGCGACCGCAACCGGAAACGGCTCGCGGCGGCGCTCCCCGAGGACGCGGAGGGGGTGCTGCGGCCCGACGCGGAGGTCGCGGAGACGCTGCGCATGGGGTGGCGGCCGTGGCGGATCGCGGCCGGTGTGATGCTGGGCCTCGCGGCGGCGACCAAGTGGAACGGCCTGTACGTCATGGTGGCGTTCGGCCTCATGACGGTCCTGTGGGACGTGGCCGGCCGACGCACGGGCGGCGCCGTCCGCCCGTACCTCTCGGTGATCAAGAAGGACCTGCTCCCGGCGTTCGTGTCGGTGGTACCGGTGGCGATCGCCACGTACCTGGTGACCTGGACGGGCTGGATCGTCTCCGACAAGGGCTACTTCCGCGGCTGGGCGGCCCAGCAGGACAAGCTCGACGGCGGCGGGGCCTGGGGGTGGATGCCGCAGTGGTGGCGCAGCCTCTGGCACTACGAGTCCGAGGTGTACAACTTCCACGTCGGCCTGACCTCGCCGCACACGTACGAGTCGAACCCCTGGTCCTGGATCGTCCTCGGCCGCCCCGTCTCGTACTTCTACGAGTCCCCGGCCCCCGGCACCAACGGCTGCCCGGCCACCGCCAAGGAGAAGTGCGCCCAGGAGGTCCTGGCCCTCGGCACCCCGCTCCTGTGGTGGGCGGCCTGCTTCGCCATCCTGTACGTGCTGTGGCGCTGGGCCTTCCGCCGCGACTGGCGCGCGGGCGCGATCGCCTGCGCGGTCGCGGCGGGCTGGGTCCCCTGGTTCCTCTACCAGGAACGCACGATCTTCCTCTTCTACGCGGTCGTCTTCGTGCCTTTCCTGTGTCTGGCGGTGGCCATGATGCTGGGCGCGATCGTCGGCCCACGCGGATCGTCGGAAAGGCGCCGGACGTTCGGCGCGGTGGCGGCGGGCTGTCTGGTGCTGCTGATCCTCTGGAACTTCATCTATTTCTGGCCCATCTACACCGGCACTCCCATTCCGATAGACGAATGGCGGGGCCGGATGTGGCTCGACACGTGGATCTAG
- a CDS encoding DUF4157 domain-containing protein produces the protein MRSPSDGRTSNDGERDRAPDGKAVARRVPEPSAAGPDRRLPPPGAGNAATVQMLRQAGHPWAQEQHRHGAGCGHGQQAEPVQRSAVHDVLRTPGRSLDEATRTDMEARLGADFSDVRVHDDSAARASAAEVGARAYTSGSHVVIGAGGADKHTLAHELTHVIQQRQGPVAGADNGSGLRVSDPSDRFEREAEATANRVMAAARPEAAHAVQRRGATAAPVASETSTGLPSVQRIAYPADPDEMLTQRYWEEQAGGKKQLQNAKKNMKNVGKPSPRSLDAIVGGIASALLLQLDAKPATSGSMKLYRGMSSGEADRVLAWAQGAEGVQSKKDEAEAWIRANPAAKAGDWHDSQNQYIPVGTHLGDQKQAHHYMEAGSRMLEFTLKPGAHELLFNPLYTALAPQGDAPMYINHAYPPGSDDPKRVAATGNEGTLGGYIGIKAEQHGYFSVNPGKSSQRKGEWQQTPGHLLFQLFLQEVREVPSGYDAAALPSTRQPK, from the coding sequence GTGCGGAGCCCGAGCGACGGTAGGACGAGCAACGACGGAGAGCGGGACCGGGCGCCGGACGGCAAGGCGGTCGCGCGGCGGGTGCCGGAGCCCTCCGCGGCGGGGCCGGACCGCCGGCTTCCGCCGCCCGGCGCGGGCAACGCGGCGACCGTCCAGATGCTCCGGCAGGCCGGCCACCCCTGGGCCCAGGAGCAGCACCGGCACGGCGCCGGCTGCGGCCACGGGCAGCAGGCGGAGCCGGTGCAGCGCTCCGCCGTCCACGACGTCCTGCGCACCCCGGGGCGTTCGCTGGACGAGGCCACCCGCACCGACATGGAGGCCCGGCTCGGCGCGGACTTCTCCGACGTCCGCGTCCACGACGACTCCGCCGCCCGGGCCTCCGCCGCCGAGGTCGGCGCCCGCGCCTACACCTCCGGCAGCCATGTCGTCATCGGCGCCGGCGGAGCCGACAAGCACACCCTCGCGCACGAGCTGACCCACGTCATCCAGCAGCGCCAAGGGCCCGTCGCGGGCGCCGACAACGGGTCCGGGCTCCGCGTGAGCGACCCGTCCGACCGCTTCGAGCGGGAGGCCGAGGCCACCGCGAACCGGGTGATGGCGGCCGCCCGCCCCGAGGCGGCGCACGCCGTACAGCGTCGCGGGGCGACTGCTGCTCCCGTGGCGTCGGAGACGTCGACGGGCCTGCCGTCCGTACAGCGGATCGCGTACCCCGCCGATCCCGACGAGATGCTCACCCAGCGCTATTGGGAGGAGCAGGCGGGAGGGAAGAAGCAGCTGCAGAACGCCAAGAAGAACATGAAGAACGTCGGGAAGCCTTCGCCGCGGTCCCTCGATGCCATCGTCGGGGGAATCGCCAGCGCCCTGCTCCTGCAGCTGGACGCCAAGCCCGCGACATCCGGGTCCATGAAGCTCTACCGGGGCATGAGCAGCGGAGAGGCGGACAGGGTGCTGGCATGGGCCCAGGGGGCGGAGGGCGTCCAGAGCAAGAAGGACGAGGCCGAGGCCTGGATCAGGGCGAACCCCGCGGCGAAGGCCGGCGACTGGCACGATTCGCAGAACCAGTACATTCCCGTCGGCACTCACCTGGGCGACCAGAAGCAGGCTCACCACTACATGGAAGCCGGCAGCAGGATGCTCGAGTTCACGCTCAAGCCGGGAGCCCACGAGCTGCTCTTCAACCCGCTGTACACCGCGCTGGCGCCCCAGGGGGACGCGCCGATGTACATCAACCACGCGTATCCCCCGGGGAGCGACGACCCCAAGCGCGTGGCGGCGACCGGAAACGAGGGCACCCTCGGCGGCTACATCGGGATCAAGGCCGAGCAGCACGGCTACTTCAGCGTCAATCCCGGCAAGTCCTCGCAGCGGAAGGGCGAGTGGCAGCAGACCCCCGGTCACCTCCTTTTCCAGCTGTTCCTCCAGGAGGTACGGGAGGTGCCCAGCGGATACGACGCGGCGGCTCTGCCGAGTACACGACAGCCCAAGTGA
- a CDS encoding resuscitation-promoting factor → MSTSQGSHRAGRRAATLPVHEQPTQAAPLVIPGTGTGTGTGTGTGPGGVPGQGGSRTGARRATRRRKASGSPRDGLRRLVPQALVVAFLAGGTSAFVANDKAVRLSVDGVPRTLHTFADDVDELLAHEGLTVGSHDIVAPAPGEALANGDEVVVRYGRPVALTLDGRRHTIWTTARTVEGALRQLGVRAEGAYLSVSRAAPITRQGLALDVRTERAVTFLADGRERVVRTNAATIREALAEAGITLSGEDTTSVAADSFPRDGQTVTVLRITGSRQVREETIPYAVEKIRDPELFAGNEVVERQGVTGVRRVTYSLRTVNGVRQKPRRTGEEIVREPVSRKVRIGTKALPASVAGADGLDWAALAACESGGRPNAVDPSGTYGGLYQFDPGTWRSLGGSGVAQNAPAAEQTFRAKKLYVQRGASPWPHCGRRLHG, encoded by the coding sequence GTGAGTACTTCCCAGGGCAGTCACCGAGCCGGACGGCGAGCGGCGACCCTGCCCGTCCACGAGCAGCCCACCCAAGCGGCGCCGCTCGTCATCCCCGGCACCGGAACCGGCACCGGGACCGGCACCGGAACCGGTCCCGGCGGCGTCCCCGGCCAAGGGGGCTCCCGCACCGGAGCCCGGCGCGCCACCCGCCGCCGCAAGGCCTCCGGCTCCCCCCGCGACGGTCTGCGCCGGCTCGTCCCGCAGGCCCTCGTCGTCGCCTTCCTCGCCGGCGGCACCAGCGCCTTCGTCGCCAACGACAAGGCCGTCCGGCTCTCCGTCGACGGCGTCCCGCGCACCCTCCACACCTTCGCCGACGACGTCGACGAGCTCCTCGCCCACGAGGGCCTGACCGTCGGCTCCCACGACATCGTCGCCCCCGCCCCCGGCGAGGCCCTGGCCAACGGCGACGAGGTCGTCGTCCGGTACGGGCGGCCGGTCGCCCTCACCCTCGACGGGCGGCGCCACACGATCTGGACCACCGCCAGGACCGTCGAGGGGGCCCTGCGCCAGCTCGGCGTCCGCGCGGAGGGCGCGTACCTCTCGGTCTCCCGCGCGGCCCCCATCACCCGTCAGGGCCTCGCCCTCGACGTCCGCACCGAGCGGGCGGTCACCTTCCTCGCCGACGGCCGCGAGCGCGTCGTCCGGACGAACGCCGCCACCATCCGCGAGGCCCTCGCCGAGGCCGGGATCACCCTCTCCGGCGAGGACACCACCTCCGTCGCGGCCGACTCCTTCCCCCGCGACGGCCAGACCGTCACCGTGCTGCGCATCACCGGCTCCCGGCAGGTCCGCGAGGAGACCATCCCGTACGCCGTCGAGAAGATCCGCGACCCCGAGCTCTTCGCCGGCAACGAGGTCGTCGAACGGCAGGGCGTCACCGGCGTCCGCCGGGTCACGTACAGCCTGCGCACGGTCAACGGCGTCCGGCAGAAGCCCCGCAGGACCGGCGAGGAGATCGTCCGCGAACCCGTCAGCCGCAAGGTGCGGATCGGCACCAAGGCCCTCCCCGCCTCCGTCGCCGGGGCCGACGGCCTCGACTGGGCCGCCCTCGCCGCCTGCGAGTCCGGCGGCCGCCCGAACGCCGTCGACCCCTCCGGGACATACGGCGGGCTCTACCAGTTCGACCCCGGCACCTGGCGCTCCCTCGGCGGCAGCGGAGTCGCCCAGAACGCGCCCGCCGCCGAGCAGACCTTCCGCGCGAAGAAGCTGTACGTGCAGCGCGGAGCCAGTCCGTGGCCCCACTGCGGCAGGCGGCTGCACGGGTGA
- a CDS encoding DMT family transporter, with the protein MTPLVTLAVLVAAVTHASWNAIAHHIKEQLLSFTLISGGGALLGLVTAVFVPLPAAGAWPYLIASAVLHIGYYALLMRSFTLGDFGQMYPIARGTAPLVVTVLAAVFLHEVPGGWQLLGVAVACAGLTGLALWGIRGKGAARPQWPALAAAGATGLSIALYTVVDGVGVRASGTPLGYIAWLMILQGLVIPAYALWRRRSALLPQLRPHAARGLLGAALSVSAYALVLWAQTKAPLAPIAALRESSIIVGAAIGALFFKERFGGPRIAAAGLMVLGIGLMLQAG; encoded by the coding sequence GTGACGCCTCTCGTCACCCTCGCGGTCCTCGTGGCGGCCGTCACGCACGCGAGCTGGAACGCGATCGCCCACCACATCAAGGAGCAGTTGCTCTCCTTCACGCTGATATCCGGCGGCGGGGCGCTGCTCGGCCTGGTCACGGCCGTCTTCGTGCCGCTCCCTGCGGCCGGCGCCTGGCCGTACCTGATCGCCTCGGCGGTCCTCCACATCGGCTACTACGCCTTGCTCATGCGCTCGTTCACGCTGGGCGACTTCGGGCAGATGTACCCGATCGCCCGCGGTACGGCCCCGCTCGTCGTGACCGTCCTCGCGGCGGTCTTCCTCCACGAGGTGCCGGGCGGCTGGCAGTTGCTCGGGGTGGCGGTGGCCTGCGCGGGCCTGACGGGACTCGCCCTGTGGGGCATCCGGGGCAAGGGCGCCGCCCGCCCGCAGTGGCCGGCGCTGGCCGCCGCGGGCGCGACGGGCCTGTCGATCGCGCTCTACACGGTGGTCGACGGCGTCGGCGTCCGGGCCTCCGGCACCCCGCTCGGCTACATCGCGTGGCTGATGATCCTCCAGGGCCTCGTGATCCCCGCGTACGCCCTGTGGCGGCGCCGGTCGGCCCTCCTCCCCCAGCTCCGGCCGCACGCGGCCCGGGGTCTGCTGGGCGCGGCGCTCTCGGTGTCGGCGTACGCCCTCGTCCTGTGGGCCCAGACGAAGGCCCCACTGGCCCCGATCGCCGCGCTCCGCGAGTCCTCGATCATCGTGGGCGCCGCGATCGGCGCGCTCTTCTTCAAGGAACGCTTCGGCGGCCCGAGGATCGCGGCGGCGGGCCTGATGGTCCTCGGCATCGGCCTGATGCTCCAGGCGGGCTGA
- a CDS encoding YbaK/EbsC family protein: MTTDVHPQFAAALQELGLDVEVRRFPDETRTAQQAAEAIGCRVAEIVKSLIFAADGVPVLVLMDGASRVDVERVREELGAGKVTRADAKVVRETTGYAIGGVPPFGHRTRTRVLADRGVLGHEVVWAAAGTPHTVFALDPKTLVAQAGATLVDVREASA; this comes from the coding sequence ATGACCACTGACGTACACCCTCAGTTCGCCGCCGCTCTCCAGGAGTTGGGCCTCGACGTCGAGGTCCGCCGCTTCCCGGACGAGACCCGCACCGCGCAGCAGGCCGCCGAGGCCATCGGCTGCCGGGTCGCCGAGATCGTGAAGTCGCTGATCTTCGCCGCCGACGGGGTGCCGGTCCTCGTCCTGATGGACGGCGCCTCGCGGGTGGACGTCGAGCGGGTACGGGAGGAGCTGGGCGCCGGGAAGGTGACGCGGGCCGACGCGAAGGTGGTCAGGGAGACGACGGGGTACGCGATCGGGGGCGTCCCGCCCTTCGGGCACCGCACCCGGACCCGGGTCCTCGCGGACCGGGGCGTCCTCGGCCACGAGGTGGTGTGGGCGGCGGCGGGCACCCCGCACACGGTCTTCGCCCTCGACCCGAAGACCCTGGTCGCCCAGGCCGGCGCCACCCTCGTGGACGTACGCGAGGCCTCGGCGTGA
- a CDS encoding TatD family hydrolase produces MSAKDAPPPLPEPLLVEVADSHTHLDMQSGTVEEALVKAAAVGVTTVVQVGCDVKGSQWAAETAAAHANVHAAVALHPNEAPRIVLGDPDGWSRQGAREGGGDAALDDALAEIDRLAALPHVLGVGETGLDFFRTGPEGMAAQERSFRAHIEIAKRHGKALVIHDREAHADVLRVLDEEGAPERTVFHCYSGDAAMAEICAAKGYYMSFAGNVTFKNAQPLRDALAVAPLELVLVETDAPYLTPAPYRGRPNAPYLIPVTVRAMAAVRGIGENDLAEAIAVNTARAFDY; encoded by the coding sequence ATGAGTGCCAAGGACGCCCCGCCCCCGCTGCCCGAGCCGCTCCTCGTGGAGGTCGCGGACTCGCACACCCACCTGGACATGCAGTCCGGGACCGTCGAGGAGGCACTGGTCAAGGCCGCCGCCGTCGGCGTGACCACCGTCGTCCAGGTCGGCTGCGACGTGAAGGGTTCCCAGTGGGCCGCCGAGACCGCCGCCGCCCACGCGAACGTGCACGCGGCCGTCGCCCTGCACCCGAACGAGGCGCCCAGGATCGTCCTCGGCGACCCCGACGGCTGGTCCCGGCAGGGTGCCCGCGAGGGCGGCGGGGACGCCGCCCTCGACGACGCGCTCGCCGAGATCGACCGCCTCGCCGCCCTGCCGCACGTCCTCGGCGTCGGCGAGACCGGCCTCGACTTCTTCCGTACGGGCCCCGAGGGCATGGCCGCGCAGGAGCGTTCCTTCCGCGCCCACATCGAGATCGCCAAGCGGCACGGCAAGGCGCTCGTCATCCACGACCGCGAGGCCCACGCCGACGTCCTGCGCGTCCTCGACGAGGAGGGCGCCCCCGAGCGGACCGTCTTCCACTGCTACTCCGGCGACGCCGCCATGGCCGAGATCTGCGCCGCCAAGGGCTACTACATGTCCTTCGCCGGCAACGTCACCTTCAAGAACGCCCAGCCCCTGCGGGACGCGCTCGCCGTCGCCCCGCTGGAGCTCGTCCTCGTCGAGACCGACGCCCCCTACCTCACCCCCGCGCCCTACCGGGGCCGCCCCAACGCCCCGTACCTCATCCCCGTCACCGTCCGGGCGATGGCGGCCGTGCGCGGGATCGGGGAGAACGACCTCGCCGAGGCGATCGCCGTCAACACGGCCCGCGCCTTCGACTATTGA